CGAAGTATTTACCGGCAGGGCCGCCGACATTGTCATTCTTGTGCCAGACCTTGTATGTGCCTTTATCTGTATCAGCTTGCGGGCCTTGCAGTTGTGCAGTGTCAGTCAGTTTCGATGCATCTGTCTGCAGAGCAGGGGCAACCTGTGCTGCCGGGACATACACAGTACCGGAGTCATTCAATTTCAACAGGATAGGGCCAAGGATCAGGGCAGAAGACAGGGCACCTGCCAGGATTGCATACTGTTGCAAACGCGGTGTGGAACCAACGATGTAACCGGTTTTCAAATCCTGTGAGGTGGTACCCGCGTTGCTGGAAGCGATACAGACGATCGCACCGACAGACAGGGCCGTCACATAGTATTGACCACCAGTCCAGCCCATGATCAGGAATATCAGGCAAGTGAACAGCAGGGTTGCTACTGTCATGCCAGAGATGGGGTTGGATGAAGAACCAATTTCGCCAGTCAAACGTGAAGAGACAGTCGCAAACAGGAAGCCGAACACCAGGATCAGCAAGGCACCCAGGAAATTCATGTGCAGCGGCGTCGCAAATGTAATGACAGCAATAATGGCCAGCGCACCGATGACGACCCACTTCATCGGGATATCCTGATCAGTACGCAATGGCGCAGTAGCTGCTGCAGCACCTTTGCCCAGGCCGGATAAACCAGCCGACAGGCTGCGCCAGATAGTGGGCATGGCACGCATCAGGCTGATCAGGCCGCCAGCAGCAACTGCACCAGCGCCGATGTACAGAATATAAGCGCCACGCACATCATGTGAACTCATTTCACTGATGAGCTTGGTTCCTGGGGCCAGAGGCACACTCAAGGCATCACCAAAGAACTTGATCATTGGTATTAGCAAGAGGTAAGACATGACACCACCGGCTGCCATCACGGCGGCAATGCGCGGGCCGATGATATAGCCTACACCCAGCAATTCAGGGGATACTTCTGCACCCAGCGAGCCACCTTTGAGTGGTGCACCGAATACAACTTCCGGCGTATCTTTCCAGCCTTTGAGAGCGACGTTGGCGATCTTGTACAAGAGGCCGATGCCAAAGCCGCCAAAGATAATCGCAGCACGTTTGCTGGCATCGTCTGCTGCATTTGGATTGTTCTTTTCACCGGCAGCTTCACGGGAAGAATCAGTCGCTGCTGCCTTCAAGACCTCGGCACAGGCCGTGCCTTCAGGGTATTTCAGCTCATCGTGCTTTTCCACGATCATGGTTCTGCGCATGGGGATCATGAGCAAAATACCCAGCAAGCCACCGAGGCAGCCAACCAGCATGACGCGGGAAATTTCCAGGTCAAAACCCAGGATCAGGATGGCTGGCATGGTCACGCCAAGGCCAAAGGCCAGGGATTCACCAGCCGAACCTGCGGTCTGGGTAATACTGTTTTCCAGGATGGTCGCATCTTTCGCGCCCAGTTTATTACCCAGGCGGAACAGAGTGATGGCGATCACCGCTACCGGGATCGAGGCGCTGACGGTCAAACCGACCTTGAGTACCAGATACAGGGACGATGCACCGAAAACCATGCCAAGTAATACACCCATGATCAGGGCTCTTGCGGTCATTTCGGGAAGGTGGGCTGAGGCCGGGATATACGGCTTGAACCCTGAGCCCGGCTTGGCAGCGGGCGTTGACATTTCTGTTGGCATTGGTCTACCTATTGTTGTCAAAAAGGCTGAATAAGAGGGTGCTCCATTTTCAGCGTGGCGAATAAACAATCCCCCTCTGTCACCTGAGGGGGATCGATGAAAAAACATAAATGTCCGCGCATTATCACGCTTTTTTCAGCCTGTTTGCAATGCCATCCTTAAACTTGTTGCATCTCCTCTTGTTTACTCAGGCGTGGCAAGGCTGTAATGCCGCGGATGATAGGGTTTTTTGCTGCAAGTATTGCCAGCAGCAGGGCTGCGCCACCGGCAAAACCCAGGGCATAACGTAAGCCCATATGCTCACCCAGCCAGCCACCGATCAAGGCGCCAGGGCCTGCCGGTATCAGTATCAGCCAGCGCATGGTGCTGGTCATGCGGCCCAGCATGGCTTCTGGCGTGACTGCCTGACGCAAGGCCAGGAAGTTGATAAAGATCAGTACGCCGCCTATGGAGAAACACATCAGCATGAAACCAAATGCAGCGATACCCCAGTTATTGGTCGGTGCCAAGGCCAGCAAACCCCAGCCCAGACCACAGACTGCCACGCCCAGCACCATGCACGGACCCGGCCCAATAGTGCGGCTGATGCGGCTGCCATATACGCTGGCGATAATGGTGCCCACACCCATACCCATATAGCTGAGACCAACTGCCTGTTCAGACAAACCCAATTCACGCGTGGCAAACAGGATTTGCACCACCAACGCCGCGTTATAGCAAAGCTGCCAGCCACCTACTGTCAAGGCCAGCGCGATCAGCAGAGGTTTATTGGCGACAAAAGACAGGCCTGCCTTCAAGTCACGCCAGAAGTGTGCATCTGCACGTGGCTCCCTGACTTCATTGACATGAATGCCTCGCAAGATCACAGCGGATGTCAGTAAAAGAATGGCATCAGCCAGCAAGGCTATCGGTGCACCCAGCAACTTGATCAATGCACCAGCCGTGGCGGGGCCTGCAACTTCTGCACCTGAGGTTGCCAGTGCATTCTTTGCATGTGCTTCCACCAGGCGGTCTCGTGGCACGATCTGTGTCAGCACGATTTGCGAAGCTGTGCCAGCAGTGGTATTTACTACACCAATCATGAAGCCGACTACATACAGCCAGGTCATGTTGAGATAACCCAGCCACCAGGCCACAGGCACACTGGCGACCGAAATGGATATCATTATTTCGCCAACTACATACACTGGCAGCTTGCGCACCCTGTCCAGCCATACACCTGAAGGCAGAGACAGCAAGACAAAGGGCAGGATCTCCATGAAGGTCAGCATGCCCATCTGGGTGGCACTGGCGTGCAGTAACAGGGCGGCAGTCAGCGGCAGGGCCAGCATGGTGACCTGGGCACCAAACGAGCTGATCAGTATCGAGGTCCAGAGACGCCGATAGACAAGATCGCGTAACAAGTCCCTTTCTGGGAGCGAAAACAGTCCTAAAATTTTATTTTTCATAATGAGCAATACAATAATTTGCCCGTGTCTTTATTCTTGACGAGATGAATAGTAGTACACAGGTCTGGGCGTCTATGCGCAACCAGGTTGGAGCAAAAAAGCAAAGGCGGATGATATGTAATGCCTGGTTTGGCCTGGTATGGCTGAGCAAAACTGGGGCAGCGATTACTACCGTATCATCGGAGCATCTGGCGGCTAGCGCAGATTAGTCGAACTCGTACAGCTATTCGAACTTAATGGGGCTTGGAGTATGCGCAAAGCTACGTCGCCAGTGCTGAAAAGCCTGGATGCACCACGGTGTTGCTAGTGACGCTGTAGTTTGAAAGTGCATTTACCCGAGTCCTGAGGGTTGAAAGTGAATGAAAATTGAATCAGAAAATTACCCCGCGTCACAGATTTTTATTGACGCACAGTACAAATAGATTGTATTGCTCTTCATTAGTTCCCGCTAGTGAAAAAAATATGATGTTTGAAAAACCTGTAGTCATGATTGACTTTGAAACCTCCGGCATGTCACCAGAACAGGGAGGGCGCGTTACCGAAGTGGCAGCATTGCGCATCGTCGGTGGTGAAATTGTTGACCGTTATGTCAGCCTCATCAACAGCAATGTGCGTATCCCTTACTTTATTACTGAATTGACAGGCATTACCCAGGCCATGGTCGATAAAGCACCCCCAGCATCTGAAGTGCTGCCTGAACTCGTGGAGTTTATTGGTAACGATACATTGGCTGCGCACAATGCCAGTTTTGATGAGAAGTTCTTATTGGCCGAGAGCGATAGGCTGGGCCTGTGGCCTGCCCATGATGGCGTGATTTGCTCGGTCAAACTGGCGCGCAGGGTGTTTCCTGGCTTGAGTACTTATTCCTTGGGCCCACTGGCAGCTTCCATGGGCATACGTTTCAAAGGTTCTGCTCACAGGGCAGAGGCAGATGCAGAAGTCGCATCAAATTTGATGTTGCGCATAGCCAGCGAGCTGGGCCAGCGTTATGGCTATTCCGCAATTGACCCGCGCTTGCTACAGGATATTAACAAGCTGGCAGCAGCCAAAGTGCCTGCATTTTTGAAAAAGCACAGAGCGGCTGAGATTGCGGCTGATGCGGCGCCGGTGCACTTGCTAAAGACCAAGGGTGTGCAACGCTTTCGCCACTACAAAGGTGGTATTTATGAGCTGGTGTGCGAGGCAACGCAAGAATCTGATTTAAGCCCCGTCATTGTTTATCGCGCCCACGATGGTTCCATCTGGACCAGACCCAGGTCGGTCTTTTTTGAAATGCTGCAGATCAATGGCGCAGAAGTCATGCGCTTCACGCCCATCAAGGAATAAAAAAGGCGGGCACATTTCATCTTACCCGCCTTGCATGTTGCTTTTCTTGTTATGCCGGTTTAGCCTGCTCAGTCTGCGTCAGCGGGTTTGCTGCTGCCGATGCCTGCTTGGGAGGCCCATCGGTAATCAGTTTGCGTAAGACAGGGATCAGGACAATGAGGACGATGCCTACGCCAACACTACTCCAGCCCAGTAAAGAGAAAATGTAGTTATAGGTTGGATTGGTGGATGAGGCCAGACCTTCTGTCGCATCAGGGATCAGGCCTGAGAATTTGCTGGCCAGAATAGATGCTGTGCCGGTTACCAGCATCCAGGTGCCCATCATGACGCCCTGATACTGGCGCGGTGCCAGTTTGCCTATCATGGCATAACCGATAGGCGAAATAAGCAGCTCAGCAATACTTTGCAGGATGTAGCTGATGAATATCCATTTGAAAGCCACCAGGCCGTTGCTGGCAGCAGTTGCTATGCCTATGGGCAGGACAAGGAAGCCCAGACCGATGATAATCAGTGAAGCAGAGAACTGACGCGGAATATCTATATTCCAGCCCTTGGCACGCAACTTGTCGAACAACATCGCCATCAGCGGGCCGCCAAACATGATGACAAAGCTATTGATGTTTTGTATCCATTGCGGCGCAACTTCATAGCCCCAGACCATGCGATCTACATTGCTGACGGCAAACAGTTGCAAGCCCATCGGGGCCATTTGATACAGTGTCCAGAATACCAGCGAACCTATGGTCAGCAAGACGTAGGCCGTCATATTATTACGTTCACGTGGCTCTTTGTGAATGGCAGTCAGGATGATGAAAATGACAGCAATCGCAATGCTGATGATCATGACCAGGTTGCCCGTCATCTCAGCGCGGTGCAGCATGAATTCAACCAGCGGTACCAGGCCAGCCATGACCGCCAGACCGACCAGAAAGCGCCAGCGGAACTGGTTTGCGGTGGCATCAAGCAGGGTGGTGTTCAGGTCACACAACCTGCGCCAGTTGATTGCCGCCAGTACGATCGCCATGAAGTTGCCTATGGTGGCGAAAATAAACAGGCTGGCATAGTCTTCTTGCAGCTGGTAATAACCGGCAGCGGTGAAGCCAATAAAAAAGCCCAGGTTCATGCCTGCATAATTCCACAGGAAGGCGCTTTCGCGACGATTGTCTTCAGGTTTGAAGCGTTGTGTCAGCATCAGGTTAAGACAGGTGACGTTCAGACCACTACCCGTCAGGAAGAAGGCCAGTCCCCAGTACATGGTGGCTGAAGTACCTACGGAAATAGTCGCACAGCCTATGACTTGCAGGATCATGCCACCAACAAACAGGTTGCGGTTACTGATAAAACGACCTGCCAGATAACCACCAAACAAATGCAGACCATAATTAAATGCACCAAACACACCCATGATGGCCGTGGCATCCTTGGCAGTAAAGCCCAGCTTCTTGGTCGCATACAGTACCAGGGTGGAATACAGTACGGCAAAGCCCAGGGTGGCAAAAATCTGTATGAAAAACAATGCGCCTGCGCCTTCAGGTACGGCAGCCAGTCTTTGTTTGATTGTGGACAAGGTGGTCTCCAGAGTGGTGGTCTGGCAGGCATTGTAAAGCAAAGAAATACTGGAAATAAGACAATTTGTATAGATAATTTCCATGCAGAAGCTGGAATGCAAAAACATGCGAAAATGAATGATAGTCAAGTCAGCTCAAATCTGAATCAACAAGACCATAGGAAGCAATGGACAGCATAGATCTCGAAGTACTTAAAACCTGTGACGCGTGGATCAAGGCAGGACAAGCCTGCGAACTGGTCACTGTCATCAAGACCTGGGGTTCCAGTCCAAGGCCGGAAGGCGCGACGCTGGCTATTGCCGGTAGTGGGCAGGTGGTGGGCTCGGTCTCTGGCGGCTGCATAGAAGACGACTTGATAGAAAGAGTGCAGCGCGACGGCATGCAGCGTCATTTGCCAGAGATCGTCACCTATGGCATTACCGCAGATGAAGCTCACCGTTTTGGCCTGCCTTGTGGTGGCACGATAGAGCTGGCTATAGAGCCTTTATCAGCGCGCAGCAAGGTGGACGCTTTATTGCAAGGTTTGCAAAGGCATGAATTGTTGGCGCGACGTCTGGATTTGCATACGGGGGAGGTGACACTTGATAGAGCCGATCCGGGTCAACAATTACAGATTACGGATGACGCTTTGACGACCGTACACGGCCCGCGCTGGCGCTTGCTCATCATAGGAGCCGGGCAGTTGTCACGCTTTTTGGCCAGTATCGCAGTAGGCATGGATTACCAGGTCACAGTCTGCGATCCGCGTGAAGAATACCGCAGTGGCTGGCAGGTAGAGGGCGTGCAATTGATTCATGCCATGCCCGACGATCTGGTACTGGAAATGCAACTGGATAGCCGAAGCGCCGTGGTCGCCCTGACGCACGACCCTAAACTGGACGATCTGGCCCTCATGGAAGCCTTGAAGTCTGATGCTTTTTATGTCGGTGCTATCGGTTCGCGCATTAACAATGCCAAGCGACGCGAGAGATTAAAAGAGTTCGACCTCAATGACGAACAACTGGCAAAACTCCATGGCCCCATAGGTTTGTATATAGGTAGCAAGACACCAGCCGAGATTGCGATTTCCATACTGGCTGAATTGACCGCTGTAAAAAATCGCATTCTGCTGCCTGCAGAAGTCAATGTCGCCCATGCCAAATCCACGCTAACCTGATTTTTTGAAGAAAGAATAGTGATTAAAACGATGACTAACTACGCTTTTCGTCTCTTGAATGTGTTTGCCGAAGAAACCCTGGGTGGTAACCCGCTATGTGTATTTGAAGATGCCACGGGCATGTCAGATGAACAAATGCAGGCACTGGCTTTGCAGTTCAATTTGTCGGAAACAGTGTTTGTATTGCCCTCAGAAGTCGCTACCGCCAGAATGCGTATCTTCACGCCAGATGCAGAAATGCCCTTTGCCGGGCATCCGAGTCTGGGTTCGGCGCAGGTGGTTGGCAGCCTCAGCAATTCCAGCCAGATTTCGCTGGAATGCAAGGCAGGCCTGGTTGATCTGCGTCTTGAGAATGGTATTTGGACACTGACCACGCCTCATAAAGGCGATCCAGTGGTCAAAGCCAGTGGTCTTTCTGTCGCGCAAGCAGCTTCTTTAATGGGTCTGGATGAAGGCGACATTCATTCTGTGCCGCTGTGGATCAACACTGGTAGCGAACAAATGCTGCTACCCCTGAATTCACGCGAAGCGGTTTTACGTGCCACGCCAGACGTCAGCAAGTTGCCTGTCTGGCCTGCCAATAGCCTGGGGCGCAAGTCTGTCTATGTATTTGCTTTTGATGAGCCAACGTCAGAAGACGAACGTCTGTCCGTAACGGCGCGTTATTTCTTTGCCAAGCAGGGCGGCGGCTTTGCCGAAGACCCGGGCACAGGTTCTGCATGCGCCAACCTGGGTGGCTGGTGGCAGCATCAGGGGCGTGATTTGCCCATCAGCATGCGCATAGCCCAGGGCGCGCAAGTCAGGCGTCCATGCCAGCTTTACCTGGATGTGGCGGCAGACAAGAGCATACGGGTAGGGGGCAAAGTAATAGAAATTGCACAAGGCCAGCTGCAAATCTAGAAAAATCCTTCTGAATCAGGCTTAAATCAAGCCGGGCAGCATATAAATAGACATAAAGCACGGGAAGAGCAGGCGTAAATCCTTTAAAATAGCGACTTCATTCATTTGCACTGAAAAACCAGTGGCCTGACGAACTTATGTCTGTGGCCCGGTTCAGGATATTCCCCTATGAGCATGTCTACTACCCAGGAAATCGTTGCCGAATTGCGCGCTGGCCGCATGGTGATACTGGTTGATGAAGAAGATCGAGAAAACGAAGGCGACCTGATCATGGCCGCAGAGTTCGTCACGCCGGAAGCCATCAATTTCATGGCCAAGTTTGGCCGTGGCCTGATTTGTCTGACGTTGACAGAAGAACGTTGTGATCAATTGAACCTGGCCATGATGACCAGCCGCAATGGTACCTCCTTTGGTACCAACTTCACCGTATCGATAGAAGCGGCGGAAGGCGTAACTACCGGTATCTCTGCCGCTGACCGTGCCCGCACGGTACAGGTTGCTGTTGATAAAAAGTCCACTGCGGCCGACATCGTCCAGCCTGGCCATATTTTCCCGCTGAAGGCGCAAAGAGGCGGTGTCCTCATGCGTGCTGGCCATACTGAAGCCGGTTGCGACCTGGCTGAGCTGGCTGGTCTTACACCGGCATCAGTGATTTGCGAAATCATGAAGGACGACGGCACGATGGCACGTCTGCCTGATTTGATCGAGTTCGCCAAAGAACATGATATGAAAATAGGGACGATTGCCGACCTGATTCATTATCGCAGCCAGACAGAGAGCATCGTAGATCGCGTGGCCGAGCGTGAAATGCATACCGTGCATGGCAGCTTCAAGGCTCTGGTATATCGCGACAAACCCAGTGGCTCTGCCCATCTGGCGCTGGTGCATGGCGATATCAGCCGTGAAAAAGAGGCTCTGGTGCGTGTACATCAGCCGGTATCCATCATCGATTTGCTGGAAAGCCAGGCTACCACGCATTCATGGAATGTCGCGGCCGCCATGGCAGCCATCAAGAAGGCAGATTCCGGCGTTATCGTCTTGCTCAACTGCGGCGAGACTGCAGAACAGTTGTTTGACCAGTTCAAGGCACTTGATACGCCAGAAACCAAACCCGCAGGCCGGGCTGCGCGTATGGACTTGCGCAATTACGGCATAGGTGCACAGATTTTGAAGGATGTAGGCGTAGGCAAGATGAAATTGCTGGCCAATCCACGTAAGATGCCGTCCATGACAGGATTTAATCTCGAAGTTGTTGGGTATCTCGATAAGCCGTGCGCAGACAAATAAGGATGAGCGTGCCGGGCTGCAGCAGTGTCACCAGCGGTCTTTTTAGTGCACTTTCATCACTCACATCACATCAGGCGCTAAAAGCGCAAGAAAGAATATTATGACAGTTGGACATTACGAAGCAAATCTGGATGGCGCAGGCGTACGTGTAGGTATCGTACAGGCGCGTTTTAACGACAATATTGGCAATGGCTTGCTGGATGCCTGCCTGGCAGAATTGTCACTGCTGGGCGTACTCAATGAAGACATCCTGCACGTGACTGTGCCAGGTGCACTGGAAGTGCCACTGGCCTTGCAAAAACTGGCAGAAACCAATCAATTCGATGCCCTGATCGCCCTGGGTGCAGTTATCCGTGGTGAAACCTATCACTTTGAGCTGGTATCGAATGAATCAGGCGCGGGCATCACCCGTGTTGGCCTGGATGCTGGCATCCCTATCGCCAATGCCATCCTGACGACAGAGAATGATGAGCAGGCTGAAGTGCGCATGCAGGAAAAAGGTCGCGACGCCGCCCGCGTTGCCGTAGAAATGGCCAACCTGACCCTGGCCCTGGAAGAACTGGCAGAAGCCACAGAAGACGTGCACTATGATGCCTGATCGTTTTGCTCAGGTTTGATTTACATTTAAGTTCAAGCCTGCACGGTGATCATCCAGCTCTAAGTTAGCATGATAAGTTAGTAAGACAAGTTAGTAAGAGAAGATATGAATAATAAAACATTACACGCCAATCCCAGCAAGAACCGTTCGCCACGCCACCGTGCGCGCGAATTTGCCTTGCAGGGCATGTACCAGTGGCTGCTGAACAATGAAGATTCCGGCGCGATTGAAGCCCATATCCGTGAAGCCCACGGTTTTGAGAAGGCAGACAGAGAGCATTTTGATTCCCTGTTGCATGGTGCTATCAAACAATCCATAGAATTGCGCGAGCAAATTGCCCCTTTGATTGATCGCAGTATTGCAGAATTGTCACCTATCGAGCACGCAGCGCTGCTGATCGGTGCCTATGAATTGAAAAACCATATAGAAATCCCTTACCGCGTCGTCATCAACGAAGCTGTAGAGTTGACCAAGTCCTTTGGTGGTCTGGATGGTCACAAGTATGTCAAT
This is a stretch of genomic DNA from Undibacterium sp. KW1. It encodes these proteins:
- a CDS encoding peptide MFS transporter, which encodes MSTIKQRLAAVPEGAGALFFIQIFATLGFAVLYSTLVLYATKKLGFTAKDATAIMGVFGAFNYGLHLFGGYLAGRFISNRNLFVGGMILQVIGCATISVGTSATMYWGLAFFLTGSGLNVTCLNLMLTQRFKPEDNRRESAFLWNYAGMNLGFFIGFTAAGYYQLQEDYASLFIFATIGNFMAIVLAAINWRRLCDLNTTLLDATANQFRWRFLVGLAVMAGLVPLVEFMLHRAEMTGNLVMIISIAIAVIFIILTAIHKEPRERNNMTAYVLLTIGSLVFWTLYQMAPMGLQLFAVSNVDRMVWGYEVAPQWIQNINSFVIMFGGPLMAMLFDKLRAKGWNIDIPRQFSASLIIIGLGFLVLPIGIATAASNGLVAFKWIFISYILQSIAELLISPIGYAMIGKLAPRQYQGVMMGTWMLVTGTASILASKFSGLIPDATEGLASSTNPTYNYIFSLLGWSSVGVGIVLIVLIPVLRKLITDGPPKQASAAANPLTQTEQAKPA
- a CDS encoding MFS transporter; its protein translation is MLRDLVYRRLWTSILISSFGAQVTMLALPLTAALLLHASATQMGMLTFMEILPFVLLSLPSGVWLDRVRKLPVYVVGEIMISISVASVPVAWWLGYLNMTWLYVVGFMIGVVNTTAGTASQIVLTQIVPRDRLVEAHAKNALATSGAEVAGPATAGALIKLLGAPIALLADAILLLTSAVILRGIHVNEVREPRADAHFWRDLKAGLSFVANKPLLIALALTVGGWQLCYNAALVVQILFATRELGLSEQAVGLSYMGMGVGTIIASVYGSRISRTIGPGPCMVLGVAVCGLGWGLLALAPTNNWGIAAFGFMLMCFSIGGVLIFINFLALRQAVTPEAMLGRMTSTMRWLILIPAGPGALIGGWLGEHMGLRYALGFAGGAALLLAILAAKNPIIRGITALPRLSKQEEMQQV
- a CDS encoding DUF1653 domain-containing protein is translated as MMFEKPVVMIDFETSGMSPEQGGRVTEVAALRIVGGEIVDRYVSLINSNVRIPYFITELTGITQAMVDKAPPASEVLPELVEFIGNDTLAAHNASFDEKFLLAESDRLGLWPAHDGVICSVKLARRVFPGLSTYSLGPLAASMGIRFKGSAHRAEADAEVASNLMLRIASELGQRYGYSAIDPRLLQDINKLAAAKVPAFLKKHRAAEIAADAAPVHLLKTKGVQRFRHYKGGIYELVCEATQESDLSPVIVYRAHDGSIWTRPRSVFFEMLQINGAEVMRFTPIKE
- a CDS encoding OPT family oligopeptide transporter, giving the protein MPTEMSTPAAKPGSGFKPYIPASAHLPEMTARALIMGVLLGMVFGASSLYLVLKVGLTVSASIPVAVIAITLFRLGNKLGAKDATILENSITQTAGSAGESLAFGLGVTMPAILILGFDLEISRVMLVGCLGGLLGILLMIPMRRTMIVEKHDELKYPEGTACAEVLKAAATDSSREAAGEKNNPNAADDASKRAAIIFGGFGIGLLYKIANVALKGWKDTPEVVFGAPLKGGSLGAEVSPELLGVGYIIGPRIAAVMAAGGVMSYLLLIPMIKFFGDALSVPLAPGTKLISEMSSHDVRGAYILYIGAGAVAAGGLISLMRAMPTIWRSLSAGLSGLGKGAAAATAPLRTDQDIPMKWVVIGALAIIAVITFATPLHMNFLGALLILVFGFLFATVSSRLTGEIGSSSNPISGMTVATLLFTCLIFLIMGWTGGQYYVTALSVGAIVCIASSNAGTTSQDLKTGYIVGSTPRLQQYAILAGALSSALILGPILLKLNDSGTVYVPAAQVAPALQTDASKLTDTAQLQGPQADTDKGTYKVWHKNDNVGGPAGKYFVDNAGKAVYLVDPGINGAYNKRPDGTEVKKYDAPKAVLMSYIIKGILDRQLPWTLVLFGVMIALVLEMAGIPSLAFAVGVYLPLSSSAPLFVGGMIRWAVDRRNNKLEHNKHLSEEEKQAAGDRSSGVLLSSGYIAGGALAGIVIAFTAGILTDFDKKIGDWATANNPFFDGVNANALSMIPYALIIIALYWVAREKKTS
- the ribBA gene encoding bifunctional 3,4-dihydroxy-2-butanone-4-phosphate synthase/GTP cyclohydrolase II; this translates as MSMSTTQEIVAELRAGRMVILVDEEDRENEGDLIMAAEFVTPEAINFMAKFGRGLICLTLTEERCDQLNLAMMTSRNGTSFGTNFTVSIEAAEGVTTGISAADRARTVQVAVDKKSTAADIVQPGHIFPLKAQRGGVLMRAGHTEAGCDLAELAGLTPASVICEIMKDDGTMARLPDLIEFAKEHDMKIGTIADLIHYRSQTESIVDRVAEREMHTVHGSFKALVYRDKPSGSAHLALVHGDISREKEALVRVHQPVSIIDLLESQATTHSWNVAAAMAAIKKADSGVIVLLNCGETAEQLFDQFKALDTPETKPAGRAARMDLRNYGIGAQILKDVGVGKMKLLANPRKMPSMTGFNLEVVGYLDKPCADK
- a CDS encoding PhzF family phenazine biosynthesis protein produces the protein MTNYAFRLLNVFAEETLGGNPLCVFEDATGMSDEQMQALALQFNLSETVFVLPSEVATARMRIFTPDAEMPFAGHPSLGSAQVVGSLSNSSQISLECKAGLVDLRLENGIWTLTTPHKGDPVVKASGLSVAQAASLMGLDEGDIHSVPLWINTGSEQMLLPLNSREAVLRATPDVSKLPVWPANSLGRKSVYVFAFDEPTSEDERLSVTARYFFAKQGGGFAEDPGTGSACANLGGWWQHQGRDLPISMRIAQGAQVRRPCQLYLDVAADKSIRVGGKVIEIAQGQLQI
- the ribH gene encoding 6,7-dimethyl-8-ribityllumazine synthase, with translation MTVGHYEANLDGAGVRVGIVQARFNDNIGNGLLDACLAELSLLGVLNEDILHVTVPGALEVPLALQKLAETNQFDALIALGAVIRGETYHFELVSNESGAGITRVGLDAGIPIANAILTTENDEQAEVRMQEKGRDAARVAVEMANLTLALEELAEATEDVHYDA
- a CDS encoding XdhC family protein, with amino-acid sequence MDSIDLEVLKTCDAWIKAGQACELVTVIKTWGSSPRPEGATLAIAGSGQVVGSVSGGCIEDDLIERVQRDGMQRHLPEIVTYGITADEAHRFGLPCGGTIELAIEPLSARSKVDALLQGLQRHELLARRLDLHTGEVTLDRADPGQQLQITDDALTTVHGPRWRLLIIGAGQLSRFLASIAVGMDYQVTVCDPREEYRSGWQVEGVQLIHAMPDDLVLEMQLDSRSAVVALTHDPKLDDLALMEALKSDAFYVGAIGSRINNAKRRERLKEFDLNDEQLAKLHGPIGLYIGSKTPAEIAISILAELTAVKNRILLPAEVNVAHAKSTLT
- the nusB gene encoding transcription antitermination factor NusB; translation: MNNKTLHANPSKNRSPRHRAREFALQGMYQWLLNNEDSGAIEAHIREAHGFEKADREHFDSLLHGAIKQSIELREQIAPLIDRSIAELSPIEHAALLIGAYELKNHIEIPYRVVINEAVELTKSFGGLDGHKYVNGVLDKLAAKLRATEVAAGK